The Euphorbia lathyris chromosome 3, ddEupLath1.1, whole genome shotgun sequence genome contains a region encoding:
- the LOC136221638 gene encoding amino acid transporter AVT3B-like: MGFEKNEASSSSKALKQSIPKEDTPLIGRPQELSSQSKTFANVFIAIVGAGVLGLPYAFKRTGWVMSLLMLFSVAFLTYYCMMLLVHTRRKLGSFSGDYSMITSFGDLGFTVCGSIGRLVVDVMIVLSQGGFCVGYLIFIGTTLANLFNSSSQIMGFSAMSMYIWGCFPFQLGLNSIATLTHLAPLSIFADIVDLGAMGVVIVQDILIIMKNRPEVKAFGGVSVFFYGMGVALYAFEGVGMVLPLESETQEKDKFGRTLGLGMGFISVLYGCFGVLGYFAFGNETKDIITANLGSGVISSFVQLGLCINLFFTFPLMMNPVYEIVERRFWGGRYCLWLRWVMVFEVSLVALLVPNFADFMSLVGSSVCCGLGFVLPALFHLLVFKEEMGWKGWSVDVGIVTVGVVFAVSGTWYALMEIFSVKV; this comes from the coding sequence ATGGGATTTGAAAAAAATGAAGCATCATCGTCCTCAAAAGCCTTAAAACAATCCATTCCAAAAGAAGACACCCCTCTTATAGGTAGGCCCCAAGAACTCTCTTCCCAGTCTAAGACCTTCGCTAATGTGTTCATTGCTATTGTTGGCGCCGGCGTTCTTGGTTTACCCTACGCTTTCAAACGCACCGGATGGGTAATGAGTCTCCTGATGTTGTTCTCCGTTGCTTTCTTAACCTACTACTGTATGATGCTTTTAGTCCATACCCGCCGCAAGCTTGGTTCTTTCTCTGGTGATTACAGTATGATCACTTCATTTGGTGATTTAGGTTTCACAGTCTGTGGTTCTATTGGTAGATTGGTTGTGGATGTTATGATTGTGTTGTCTCAGGGTGGGTTTTGTGTTGGGTATTTGATTTTCATAGGTACCACTTTAGCCAATTTGTTTAATTCCTCATCTCAAATAATGGGTTTCTCTGCTATGAGTATGTACATATGGGGCTGTTTTCCTTTCCAATTAGGATTAAATTCCATTGCTACTTTAACACATCTGGCTCCTTTGAGTATTTTTGCTGATATTGTGGATCTTGGTGCAATGGGCGTGGTGATAGTACAGGATATTTTGATAATCATGAAGAACAGGCCGGAGGTGAAGGCCTTTGGGGGTGTATCTGTGTTTTTCTATGGAATGGGTGTGGCTCTTTATGCATTTGAAGGTGTTGGTATGGTTTTACCTTTAGAATCAGAGACACAAGAGAAGGATAAGTTTGGTAGAACTTTAGGGTTGGGTATGGGTTTTATTTCAGTGCTTTATGGGTGTTTTGGGGTATTGGGTTACTTTGCCTTTGGAAATGAAACTAAGGATATTATTACTGCTAACTTAGGAAGTGGAGTGATTAGCAGCTTTGTTCAATTAGGGCTGTGTATCAATCTGTTCTTCACATTTCCTTTGATGATGAATCCGGTGTATGAGATAGTGGAAAGAAGGTTTTGGGGTGGGAGGTATTGTTTATGGCTTAGATGGGTTATGGTATTTGAAGTGAGTTTAGTGGCTTTATTGGTACCTAATTTTGCAGATTTCATGTCCTTGGTGGGTAGCAGTGTATGTTGTGGACTGGGATTCGTTTTGCCAGCTCTGTTTCATTTGCTTGTATTCAAAGAGGAGATGGGATGGAAAGGATGGTCTGTGGACGTGGGAATTGTGACAGTAGGTGTTGTTTTTGCTGTTTCAGGAACTTGGTATGCTCTTATGGAGATTTTCTCTGTTAAGGTATAG
- the LOC136223939 gene encoding protein EXORDIUM-like 5, protein MISPPYFLLSLFLFSIFHVYVYSIPNFQTLNPDSSYINPKLPPKTLSSSLKFEGSSDLVKLRYHMGPVLSSSPINIYLIWYGRWPNSHKLLIKDFINSISPSTKAPKPSVSDWWRTVSLYTDQTGANVSRSILIAGEFHDTLYSHGNQLTRLSIQQVIATAVKSAPFPVDHKNGIYLILTAQDVAVQDFCRAVCGFHYFTFPSMVGYTLPYAWVGNSGKQCPEVCAYPFAIPGYMGGGGPGALKPPNGDVGVDGMISVIGHELAELSSNPLVNAWYAGEDPTAPTEIGDLCEGLYGTGGGGGYIGRVIRDRLGRTFNMNGKRGRRFLVQWIWSPELKACAGPNAMD, encoded by the coding sequence ATGATTTCTCCTCCATATTTCCTCCTCTCACTCTTCCTTTTTTCAATCTTCCATGTCTATGTCTATTCAATCCCTAATTTCCAAACTTTAAACCCTGACAGTAGCTACATCAACCCTAAACTCCCCCCCAAAACCctctcctcctctttgaaatTTGAAGGCTCTTCCGATTTAGTCAAACTCCGTTACCATATGGGTCCTGTTCTCTCTTCCTCCCCAATTAACATCTACCTCATCTGGTACGGCCGCTGGCCCAATTCACACAAGCTCCTTATCAAAGACTTCATCAACTCTATTTCTCCTTCCACCAAAGCCCCCAAACCCTCCGTCTCTGACTGGTGGCGTACTGTCTCTCTTTACACTGATCAAACCGGTGCTAATGTCTCCCGTTCTATCCTCATCGCCGGTGAATTTCACGACACCCTTTACTCCCACGGGAACCAACTCACCCGTCTTTCTATCCAGCAAGTCATTGCCACCGCCGTTAAGTCTGCTCCTTTCCCTGTCGATCACAAGAACGGGATCTACCTCATTCTCACCGCTCAAGATGTGGCCGTTCAGGACTTTTGTCGAGCAGTTTGTGGCTTTCATTACTTCACTTTTCCGTCTATGGTAGGCTACACATTGCCCTATGCCTGGGTTGGCAATTCAGGGAAACAGTGTCCGGAAGTCTGTGCCTACCCGTTTGCCATTCCGGGATACATGGGAGGAGGTGGTCCCGGAGCTCTGAAGCCACCGAATGGAGATGTCGGTGTGGACGGGATGATTAGTGTGATAGGGCATGAACTTGCAGAGCTGTCTTCAAATCCATTAGTAAATGCTTGGTATGCAGGGGAAGATCCAACAGCACCAACGGAGATCGGAGATTTATGTGAAGGATTGTACGGTACAGGCGGAGGCGGTGGATATATTGGGAGAGTAATTAGAGACAGGCTAGGAAGAACTTTCAACATGAATGGGAAGAGAGGAAGGAGATTTTTGGTACAGTGGATTTGGAGCCCCGAATTGAAAGCATGTGCCGGCCCCAATGCTATGGATtag